A section of the Streptococcus oriscaviae genome encodes:
- the trhA gene encoding PAQR family membrane homeostasis protein TrhA has product MNSNFKFSIRLSFGEEVGNAVTHAVAALAMLILLPISAIFSYEKAGAMQAFGVSVFIISLFLMFLSSTIYHSMAYGSTHKYILRIIDHSMIYVAIAGSYTPVVLALMNNWLGYLILIVQWGTTIFGILYKIFAKKVNEKFSLALYLIMGWLVIFILPQVVSQTGPIFWSLMLAGGIAYSIGAAFYAKKRPYFHMIWHLFIILASLLQYLAIVYYMN; this is encoded by the coding sequence ATGAACTCTAATTTTAAATTCTCCATCCGTTTGTCTTTTGGTGAAGAAGTCGGTAATGCTGTTACACACGCTGTAGCTGCTCTAGCCATGTTGATTTTATTGCCGATTTCAGCTATCTTTAGCTATGAAAAAGCTGGCGCTATGCAGGCTTTCGGAGTGTCTGTCTTTATTATCAGCCTCTTTCTCATGTTTCTTTCTTCTACCATCTACCACTCCATGGCCTATGGTTCAACCCACAAGTATATCCTACGCATCATCGACCACAGCATGATTTATGTTGCCATTGCCGGGAGTTATACACCTGTGGTTTTAGCACTTATGAATAATTGGCTAGGCTATCTTATCCTCATCGTTCAGTGGGGAACTACAATCTTTGGTATTCTTTATAAAATTTTCGCCAAAAAAGTCAATGAAAAATTCAGTTTAGCTCTCTATTTGATTATGGGCTGGCTGGTCATCTTTATCCTCCCTCAAGTTGTCAGTCAGACCGGCCCCATTTTTTGGAGCCTGATGTTAGCTGGAGGTATAGCTTACAGTATCGGTGCTGCTTTTTACGCTAAAAAAAGGCCTTATTTCCACATGATATGGCATCTTTTCATCATATTAGCCAGCCTTCTGCAATACCTAGCCATTGTATACTATATGAATTAA